A genomic region of Gammaproteobacteria bacterium contains the following coding sequences:
- a CDS encoding GNAT family N-acetyltransferase, with the protein MEFIRATNADIEFSERLIISNMSRYFNQYSINWDHQRFIQNWTSWQSYILRHNNQAVGIVCLSFFPEHVYINDLQIKPQFQGQGIGSWAMSQVEVLALERAVNKIRLRVYHANPAKKWYLQLGFSVAMTENQTSGMEKLLTN; encoded by the coding sequence ATGGAATTTATACGAGCGACCAATGCTGATATCGAATTTTCCGAACGTCTTATTATTAGCAACATGTCTCGGTATTTTAACCAATACTCAATTAATTGGGATCATCAGCGTTTTATCCAAAACTGGACGAGTTGGCAAAGCTATATATTACGTCACAATAATCAGGCGGTTGGCATAGTTTGCCTGTCATTTTTTCCTGAGCATGTTTATATCAACGACCTGCAAATTAAGCCACAATTCCAAGGGCAGGGCATCGGTAGTTGGGCAATGTCTCAAGTCGAAGTTTTGGCACTAGAGCGGGCAGTTAACAAAATTAGGTTACGAGTTTATCACGCCAATCCGGCAAAAAAATGGTATTTACAGCTTGGATTTAGTGTGGCAATGACTGAGAATCAGACGTCTGGCATGGAAAAGTTATTAACTAACTAA
- the thiQ gene encoding thiamine ABC transporter ATP-binding protein: protein MLKLSQVMYQYQQENFCFDLDIGQGNVVAILGASGAGKSTLLSLIAGFIAPISGDILIAGASVNAQAPHKRPLAMLFQEFNLFGHLTVEQNISLGLQPNLKLTTVQQAQVERVSQQVEVDTLLNRLPEQLSGGQKQRVALARCFIQQRPVLLLDEPFSALDPVLRMAMLAQVKTMAAAKNVTVLMVTHHLSDALNIASHFVFITAGQAKSVEPIEQLTTDHSDPILRSFVKAAL, encoded by the coding sequence ATGCTTAAGTTATCTCAAGTAATGTATCAATATCAGCAAGAGAATTTTTGTTTCGATCTTGATATTGGCCAAGGAAATGTGGTCGCAATATTAGGGGCCAGTGGCGCAGGAAAAAGTACCTTGCTAAGCTTAATCGCGGGTTTTATTGCACCAATATCCGGTGATATTTTAATTGCTGGGGCCAGTGTCAATGCACAAGCTCCCCACAAGCGCCCGCTAGCGATGTTATTTCAAGAGTTTAATTTATTTGGTCACCTCACGGTCGAGCAAAATATTAGTCTTGGATTACAGCCTAATCTCAAGCTAACTACCGTACAACAAGCGCAAGTGGAACGGGTCAGTCAACAGGTCGAAGTAGACACCTTGCTCAACCGGTTACCAGAGCAGCTTTCTGGTGGTCAAAAACAGCGAGTAGCGTTGGCAAGGTGTTTCATTCAACAGCGGCCCGTATTGTTATTAGATGAACCATTTTCTGCGCTAGATCCTGTGTTACGCATGGCAATGTTAGCTCAGGTAAAAACAATGGCGGCCGCAAAAAATGTCACGGTGTTAATGGTGACACATCATTTAAGTGATGCCCTAAATATTGCATCGCATTTTGTCTTTATCACTGCGGGACAAGCTAAGTCGGTGGAACCTATTGAGCAATTAACCACTGATCATAGCGACCCAATATTACGTAGTTTTGTCAAAGCAGCGTTATAA
- the thiP gene encoding thiamine/thiamine pyrophosphate ABC transporter permease ThiP codes for MKFPQVPGLIIAGIILFFVTAALSALFVPTPDGQLSTLVAQLWADPYYRHITYFSFYQAFLSTVISVGLAIPIAHALSRRNFWGKEFLLRIFATTLVLPVLVAVFGLLAIYGNSGLVVQALAVVGIKLPYSIYGLPGILLAHVFFNLPFATRLFYQSLTAIPSEQHKLCGHLGLNQWTKFKLIEWPRLQQQLPHVAGLVFMLCFTSFASVMALGGGPKSTTIELAIYQAIKFDFELQVGALLALWQMFICAMLATLLQKRAASDNVSATYGQTVNCYFIDSRLAKIWDLGWISAVILLVLPPLVMVIMAGVNPHLPQVLSDPNFWLAFKISFKVGCFSALIAVIAGIFILWCSRIWRLAGQHFYADKIELIAMIILVTPGLVISTGLFLLLRDLTNVFDYALYIVIFVNALMALPFVIKGLAQPMLQCAQKYDRLCASLGLSGWSRFRLVEWQLLKQPIGHVLAISFVLSMGDLSAVALFGSQDFKTLPLYLFELLGSYQMEAAAVVALLLLLLSVGVFILTEKLLHLKPRTMAPSKRESHA; via the coding sequence ATGAAATTTCCTCAAGTTCCCGGCTTAATTATCGCCGGGATTATTTTATTCTTTGTAACCGCGGCGCTGTCGGCGCTGTTTGTACCAACACCTGATGGCCAATTAAGCACCTTAGTTGCACAGCTATGGGCTGATCCTTATTATCGGCACATTACCTATTTTAGTTTTTACCAAGCCTTTTTATCAACGGTAATCAGCGTTGGATTGGCTATTCCTATTGCGCATGCTTTGTCACGGCGTAATTTTTGGGGGAAAGAATTTTTATTAAGAATTTTTGCCACCACCTTAGTATTACCGGTATTAGTTGCAGTCTTTGGTTTGTTGGCTATTTATGGCAACAGTGGCCTAGTGGTGCAGGCACTTGCTGTCGTCGGGATAAAATTACCTTATTCCATCTACGGCTTACCGGGTATTTTACTCGCCCATGTATTTTTTAACTTGCCCTTTGCTACGCGATTATTTTACCAATCCTTAACTGCTATCCCCAGTGAACAACACAAACTCTGTGGCCATTTGGGTTTAAACCAATGGACTAAATTTAAGTTAATAGAATGGCCGAGGTTGCAGCAACAACTGCCGCATGTCGCGGGTTTAGTGTTTATGCTATGTTTTACCAGTTTTGCCTCGGTGATGGCACTAGGCGGTGGGCCTAAGTCAACCACGATTGAATTAGCCATTTATCAAGCGATAAAATTTGATTTTGAGTTACAAGTCGGCGCGCTGTTAGCGCTGTGGCAAATGTTTATTTGTGCCATGTTAGCAACCTTGCTGCAAAAGCGAGCGGCAAGCGATAACGTCAGCGCTACCTATGGCCAAACGGTAAATTGCTATTTTATTGATAGTCGATTGGCTAAAATATGGGATCTTGGTTGGATAAGTGCCGTAATCTTGTTGGTATTACCGCCGTTAGTGATGGTGATAATGGCTGGTGTTAATCCGCATTTACCACAGGTATTAAGCGACCCCAATTTTTGGCTTGCGTTTAAAATCTCATTTAAGGTGGGGTGTTTCTCAGCGTTAATCGCGGTAATAGCCGGCATCTTCATTTTGTGGTGTAGTCGAATTTGGCGTTTAGCCGGGCAACATTTTTACGCCGATAAAATAGAGCTAATCGCGATGATTATTTTGGTCACTCCGGGATTGGTGATTAGTACTGGCTTATTTCTGTTATTACGCGACCTGACAAACGTGTTTGATTACGCATTATATATTGTGATCTTTGTCAATGCCTTAATGGCATTGCCCTTTGTGATAAAGGGCTTAGCACAGCCGATGCTGCAATGTGCTCAAAAATATGATCGCCTGTGTGCCAGTCTTGGTTTAAGCGGCTGGTCGCGTTTTCGTTTGGTTGAGTGGCAATTGCTTAAGCAGCCAATTGGTCATGTATTAGCTATTAGCTTTGTATTGTCGATGGGAGATTTAAGCGCTGTGGCCTTGTTTGGCAGCCAAGACTTTAAAACCTTACCGCTTTATCTGTTTGAATTGTTGGGCAGTTATCAAATGGAAGCTGCTGCAGTTGTCGCGTTATTGCTGTTATTGCTCAGTGTTGGAGTCTTTATTTTGACTGAAAAATTATTACATTTAAAACCACGTACTATGGCGCCATCAAAACGAGAATCTCATGCTTAA
- a CDS encoding thiamine ABC transporter substrate binding subunit, translating to MALPDYNRQKITLADGVTVKKQIALLTFSSLLSTVVTANTLNVYTYGSFASDWGPGPKIEKTFEAQCKCDLKFVTLDDGVSILNRLRLEGENSQADIILGLDDSLITTAKKTGLLAEHQVDLSVLTLPTKWQDNVFVPFDYGYFAFIYNNEKLKNPPTSLKELVEQRDDLTIIYQDPRTSTPGLGLMLWMKSVYGEQSGKAWQQLAKKTVTVTKGWSEAYNMFLKQEADMVLSYTTSPAYHMIAEGKNNYQAAKFSEGHYMQVEVAAMVKSSKNKALARQFMDFIVSDGFQREIATGNWMYPVINTKLPSEFNQLVQPVQSLAFDSDKVANQRKKWTREWSGALAF from the coding sequence ATGGCACTTCCTGATTACAATAGACAAAAAATTACCCTTGCAGATGGAGTTACCGTGAAAAAACAGATTGCATTACTGACATTTAGTTCATTATTATCAACCGTTGTTACCGCCAATACCCTCAATGTTTATACTTATGGTTCATTTGCATCGGACTGGGGCCCTGGACCAAAAATTGAAAAGACCTTTGAAGCGCAGTGCAAATGTGATCTTAAATTTGTGACGCTAGACGACGGAGTCTCGATTTTAAATCGGTTACGCCTTGAAGGTGAAAATAGCCAAGCCGACATTATTTTAGGCCTTGATGATAGCTTGATTACTACGGCGAAAAAAACCGGTTTATTGGCAGAACATCAAGTTGATTTAAGCGTCTTAACGTTACCGACTAAATGGCAAGACAATGTCTTTGTTCCTTTTGATTACGGTTATTTTGCCTTCATTTATAATAATGAAAAACTTAAAAACCCACCGACGAGCTTAAAAGAGCTGGTGGAGCAACGTGACGATTTAACTATTATTTATCAAGATCCGCGCACGTCGACGCCTGGTTTAGGTTTAATGTTGTGGATGAAATCTGTTTACGGTGAACAATCGGGAAAAGCGTGGCAGCAGTTAGCGAAAAAGACAGTCACAGTAACCAAAGGTTGGTCTGAAGCTTATAACATGTTTTTGAAACAAGAAGCTGACATGGTGCTGTCATATACGACTTCACCGGCTTATCACATGATTGCCGAGGGTAAAAACAACTATCAAGCCGCCAAGTTTAGTGAAGGCCATTATATGCAGGTTGAAGTCGCTGCGATGGTTAAAAGCAGTAAAAATAAAGCGCTAGCTCGTCAGTTTATGGACTTTATAGTGAGTGATGGTTTTCAGCGCGAAATCGCCACCGGCAACTGGATGTACCCAGTGATCAACACTAAATTACCAAGTGAATTCAATCAACTAGTACAGCCGGTGCAATCGCTAGCGTTTGATTCTGACAAAGTAGCAAACCAACGTAAAAAATGGACCCGAGAGTGGAGCGGCGCGTTAGCGTTTTAA
- a CDS encoding single-stranded DNA-binding protein: MQSSDNNIVLLGNIVSKDNQLKYFADGTAILELEIITKRKWRNSAGEKQELAHYFGITLIGDLAQQIALDAKAGQGIYVRALYRQPRAKSPIANDRLQANFAKIVDHATSLHWNQAHAVGQVIEWSSMAQTISGQDLLTIKLALPQSAQETCVLEVKLKGAAAKFTYQQLNDKNKTSCNAFIEGSLASQSTKQEQGFVHHYWLDAKSCIIS; the protein is encoded by the coding sequence TTGCAAAGTTCAGACAATAATATTGTGTTGCTCGGAAATATTGTCAGTAAAGACAATCAATTGAAGTATTTTGCCGATGGCACCGCTATTCTCGAGCTCGAAATTATCACTAAGCGCAAGTGGCGAAATAGTGCCGGTGAAAAGCAAGAGCTAGCTCATTACTTTGGCATTACCTTGATTGGTGATTTGGCGCAACAGATAGCACTTGACGCCAAAGCCGGCCAAGGCATTTATGTGCGGGCGCTTTATCGTCAACCACGGGCAAAGTCCCCGATTGCTAATGATCGCTTACAAGCCAATTTTGCTAAAATTGTCGACCATGCCACGTCATTGCATTGGAACCAAGCGCACGCGGTTGGTCAAGTAATAGAATGGTCCTCGATGGCACAAACCATTTCAGGCCAAGATTTATTAACGATTAAGCTCGCTTTACCCCAGTCAGCGCAAGAAACTTGCGTGCTCGAAGTCAAACTTAAAGGTGCCGCCGCTAAATTTACCTACCAGCAACTCAATGATAAGAACAAAACAAGCTGCAATGCATTTATCGAAGGCTCATTAGCGAGTCAATCGACCAAGCAAGAGCAAGGTTTTGTCCATCATTACTGGCTTGATGCCAAGAGTTGTATTATTAGTTAA
- a CDS encoding DUF945 family protein translates to MSNKVIISSVVATTALLAGLAAYTGSAMTTAIEDQLNAQNTVDGINATIIKSNDGLFSRNQTYKIVLTAEYLRQQAEINTISDDITLYLDHHYTAYPLYTISDFQLDFSRGSLPAELNKIGLSTVEHRITLNSNLLLQTNQLNLSLAPLNHKLNNTEVSYQGVSLIANSDFDLNKGSIVTEIGKFEVASENRRHLSLSKLVTQTKFETIDKLTLFTSIKAAVNNISFSDSVEQLSLEIDQFSSDSSYSMASAEKLSLTVGTDVAKITYQDRSTHYSIVDSQLAVRINNIAKKAYLAAEHASRQSQPDPKAVSTAFMALIAAGADGEITRLNLNINDVNFNSQGDFVLPPYTGKKMPNELNQHVLNTLIVNLTLKLSNGYPQLLGPLAPMFDHLIKQGYIAKDPQGNVSSTIHYTNNQLTANNQPVAM, encoded by the coding sequence ATGTCAAATAAAGTGATAATTTCAAGCGTGGTCGCTACAACGGCATTGTTGGCTGGATTAGCAGCCTATACCGGCTCAGCCATGACAACGGCTATCGAAGATCAACTGAACGCACAAAATACAGTTGATGGCATCAATGCTACGATTATTAAAAGTAATGACGGATTATTCAGTCGCAACCAAACCTACAAAATTGTCTTAACAGCCGAATATTTACGTCAGCAAGCAGAAATTAATACCATCAGTGATGATATAACCTTGTATTTAGATCATCACTATACTGCTTACCCGCTCTATACTATTAGTGACTTTCAGCTTGATTTCTCTCGTGGCAGCTTACCGGCAGAACTTAATAAAATTGGTTTATCAACCGTTGAACACCGCATAACTCTTAACTCTAATCTGTTGTTGCAAACTAATCAGTTGAATTTATCGCTGGCGCCATTGAATCATAAACTAAACAATACCGAGGTAAGTTATCAAGGTGTTAGCCTGATAGCCAACAGCGACTTTGACTTAAATAAAGGCAGTATCGTTACCGAGATTGGCAAGTTTGAGGTGGCGAGTGAAAATCGCCGCCATTTGTCGTTATCAAAATTAGTTACCCAAACAAAGTTCGAGACAATTGATAAGTTAACGCTATTTACTTCAATTAAAGCCGCCGTAAACAACATATCTTTTAGTGACAGTGTCGAGCAATTATCCCTAGAGATTGATCAATTTAGCTCTGATTCGAGCTACTCAATGGCCAGTGCAGAGAAGCTCTCGCTAACAGTAGGCACTGATGTAGCAAAAATTACCTATCAAGATCGCAGCACCCATTACTCTATTGTGGATAGCCAATTGGCCGTGCGTATCAATAATATCGCAAAAAAAGCCTATTTGGCTGCTGAGCATGCCTCACGTCAAAGTCAGCCGGACCCTAAAGCCGTTAGTACGGCTTTTATGGCATTAATCGCCGCTGGCGCCGACGGTGAAATAACTCGGCTCAATCTTAATATCAATGATGTTAACTTTAACAGCCAAGGTGACTTTGTGTTACCGCCTTATACGGGTAAAAAAATGCCCAATGAATTAAATCAGCATGTGCTTAACACGCTGATAGTTAACTTAACGCTTAAATTAAGTAACGGCTATCCACAGTTACTCGGTCCGCTGGCGCCAATGTTTGATCATTTAATCAAACAAGGTTATATCGCCAAAGACCCACAAGGCAATGTCAGTTCAACAATCCATTACACCAACAACCAACTAACGGCTAATAACCAACCCGTTGCTATGTAA
- the pyrC gene encoding dihydroorotase — MMTLTITRPDDWHLHLRDGDVLSDTVADTARYMGRAIIMPNLIPPMTDTEVLLAYRERILDKVPANSSFKPLMALYLTNNTSGQEIKKAHQSGHVYAAKLYPAGATTNSDSGVTDVANIYGALEVMSELGMPLLVHGEVTTDDIDIFDREELFIEQVLKPLVTKFPQLKIVMEHITTKQAVDFVSTCQDNVAATITAHHLMYNRNHMLVGGIKPHFYCLPILKRNIHQQALISAATSGNPKFFLGTDSAPHAQDKKEAACGCAGLYTAFAAIELYAQVFEQEDALDKLEGFASFYGPDFYNLPRNSDTITLVQESWTVAPSLPLGPNKVVPIKAGEQLRWQVK; from the coding sequence ATAATGACCCTAACTATTACTCGCCCAGACGACTGGCACCTTCATTTACGCGATGGTGATGTTTTATCTGATACCGTTGCTGATACTGCACGTTACATGGGCCGCGCGATCATTATGCCTAATTTAATTCCACCGATGACTGATACCGAAGTGCTATTGGCTTATCGCGAGCGTATTTTAGATAAAGTACCAGCAAACTCTAGCTTTAAACCATTGATGGCTTTGTATTTAACGAACAATACCAGTGGTCAAGAGATTAAGAAGGCGCATCAGTCGGGTCATGTTTATGCAGCAAAATTATACCCAGCTGGGGCGACAACTAATTCCGATTCTGGGGTTACTGATGTGGCTAATATCTATGGCGCGCTTGAAGTGATGAGTGAACTGGGCATGCCATTGCTGGTGCATGGTGAAGTAACAACCGACGACATTGATATTTTCGACCGTGAAGAGCTATTTATCGAGCAAGTATTAAAACCATTGGTGACAAAGTTTCCACAATTAAAAATTGTGATGGAACATATTACTACCAAGCAAGCAGTTGATTTTGTTAGTACATGTCAAGACAACGTCGCAGCAACTATCACCGCGCACCATTTAATGTACAACCGAAATCATATGTTAGTGGGTGGTATTAAACCGCATTTTTATTGCTTACCAATCTTAAAACGCAACATTCATCAGCAGGCACTTATTAGCGCGGCGACCAGTGGCAATCCAAAATTCTTCTTGGGTACTGACTCTGCGCCACATGCGCAAGACAAAAAGGAAGCAGCTTGTGGCTGTGCCGGACTTTATACCGCGTTTGCTGCAATTGAGTTATATGCACAGGTGTTTGAGCAAGAAGATGCGCTGGACAAACTTGAAGGATTTGCTTCGTTTTACGGTCCTGATTTTTATAATTTACCGCGCAACAGCGATACCATTACCCTAGTGCAAGAGTCTTGGACCGTTGCCCCTAGTTTACCCCTTGGCCCTAATAAGGTCGTCCCAATTAAGGCTGGCGAACAATTACGCTGGCAGGTGAAATAA
- the sstT gene encoding serine/threonine transporter SstT, which produces MTSSTENTSTVPKTPSIFEIFQSVGLVTQIIVAIIIGSILGTTIPETAKSLAVLGQLFVSALKAVAPILVLVLVASSIANQKSNSDANLKPIVGLYLLGTLTAALIAVAMSFAFPTMLSLDLAAATANPPQGLGEVINTLAFKMVDNPINAIATGNFIGILVWGLGLGFALKQASGATKDMVNDLSNAISSMVKIVISFAPLGILGLVANTIATTGFDSLAQFGNLVAVLVGSMLIIALIVNPIIVFAVTRQNPYPLVFTCLRESGITAFFTRSSAANIPVNMALCKKLNLHEDTYSVSIPLGATINMAGAAITITVLTLAATHTLGIEVDLATAILLSVIAAISACGASGVAGGSLLLIPLACSLFGINNEIAMQVVAIGFIIGVIQDSAETALNSSTDVVFSAAASHLHLTKEK; this is translated from the coding sequence ATGACATCTTCCACAGAAAACACTTCTACGGTCCCCAAAACCCCCAGCATATTTGAAATATTTCAATCGGTGGGCTTAGTGACCCAGATTATTGTCGCCATTATTATTGGTAGTATTTTAGGCACAACTATTCCTGAAACGGCAAAATCACTCGCGGTGTTAGGTCAACTGTTTGTCAGCGCATTAAAAGCGGTAGCACCAATCTTAGTCTTGGTGCTAGTGGCTTCTTCGATTGCCAATCAAAAAAGTAATAGCGATGCCAATTTAAAGCCGATTGTCGGTCTGTATTTGTTAGGTACCCTCACTGCGGCGTTAATAGCCGTTGCCATGAGTTTCGCCTTCCCAACCATGCTAAGCCTTGATTTAGCGGCGGCGACCGCCAATCCGCCACAAGGATTGGGCGAAGTCATTAACACCTTAGCCTTCAAAATGGTCGACAACCCAATTAATGCCATTGCCACCGGCAACTTTATTGGTATTTTAGTTTGGGGCCTTGGTCTTGGTTTTGCGCTTAAGCAAGCAAGCGGCGCCACTAAAGACATGGTTAATGATCTTTCGAATGCCATTTCATCAATGGTAAAAATTGTCATTAGCTTTGCACCTCTCGGTATTTTAGGCCTAGTTGCTAATACTATCGCGACTACAGGTTTTGATTCTCTAGCGCAGTTCGGTAACTTGGTCGCCGTGCTGGTTGGTTCAATGTTGATTATTGCGTTAATCGTTAATCCAATCATTGTGTTTGCCGTAACACGTCAAAACCCTTATCCATTAGTGTTCACTTGTTTACGTGAGTCTGGTATTACTGCATTTTTCACTCGCAGTTCAGCGGCGAACATTCCGGTTAATATGGCTTTGTGTAAAAAATTAAATTTACATGAAGATACTTACTCGGTATCAATCCCACTAGGCGCAACGATTAATATGGCTGGTGCGGCTATTACCATCACGGTGTTAACCCTTGCCGCGACCCACACCTTAGGCATTGAAGTTGACCTAGCAACCGCAATCTTATTAAGTGTCATTGCGGCAATTTCTGCTTGTGGCGCATCGGGTGTTGCTGGTGGTTCATTGCTGCTAATTCCATTAGCGTGTAGTTTATTCGGGATTAATAACGAAATTGCAATGCAAGTTGTCGCAATTGGCTTTATCATAGGCGTCATTCAAGATTCTGCCGAAACAGCGCTTAATAGTTCAACTGACGTTGTGTTTTCTGCGGCAGCATCGCATCTACATTTAACAAAAGAGAAATAA
- a CDS encoding DUF440 family protein, with amino-acid sequence MAKSSDIDTDLLVNIALDIFDENLIEHIDQPDLEYYAEQCESQGAVEVVSAFNDWQDQTDLTHDQLDKDYIEVRIGLFEDGEFDLVYARVLLRADQTSTQQPYFVKWKR; translated from the coding sequence ATGGCTAAGTCCAGTGACATCGACACCGATCTGTTAGTAAATATCGCTTTGGATATTTTTGACGAAAATTTAATAGAACACATTGATCAACCTGACTTGGAATATTATGCCGAGCAATGTGAAAGCCAAGGGGCTGTTGAAGTCGTTAGTGCATTTAATGATTGGCAAGATCAAACCGATTTGACCCATGATCAACTCGACAAAGATTATATTGAAGTAAGAATTGGTTTGTTTGAAGATGGTGAATTCGATTTAGTGTATGCCCGAGTATTGCTGCGTGCCGATCAAACAAGCACCCAACAGCCTTATTTCGTCAAATGGAAACGGTAA
- a CDS encoding YebC/PmpR family DNA-binding transcriptional regulator yields the protein MGRAFQNRKESMAKTAGQKTKVYSKYGKEIYMCAKSGGIDPDHNLSLRRLIEKAKKDQVPTHVIDRALEKTNSSAGEDYAAARYEGFGPGGIMMIVDCLTDNSNRTYTQIRQAFVKNNAKLGGPGAVSHMFDHQAVFAFKGDNEDDVFELLMMADIDVTDIENEDGMLSVFAPTTEFYKIKTALTEANPEITFEVEEITFVPQTMTEVSGDDVAIFEQFIDALNDCDDTQEIYHNAELNN from the coding sequence ATGGGAAGAGCGTTCCAGAACCGTAAAGAGTCTATGGCTAAAACAGCAGGCCAAAAAACTAAGGTCTATTCTAAATATGGTAAAGAAATCTATATGTGTGCCAAAAGTGGCGGTATAGACCCAGATCATAACCTGTCCCTGCGCCGACTCATTGAAAAAGCAAAAAAAGATCAGGTGCCAACGCATGTTATCGATCGCGCGCTAGAAAAGACCAACAGCAGTGCCGGTGAAGATTACGCAGCGGCTCGCTATGAAGGCTTTGGTCCTGGCGGCATTATGATGATTGTCGATTGCTTGACTGATAACAGCAACCGAACCTATACCCAAATTCGTCAAGCGTTTGTTAAAAACAACGCGAAACTTGGTGGTCCTGGTGCCGTATCGCATATGTTCGATCACCAAGCTGTTTTTGCCTTTAAAGGTGATAACGAAGACGACGTTTTTGAATTACTGATGATGGCTGATATCGATGTTACCGACATTGAGAATGAAGACGGCATGTTAAGTGTTTTCGCGCCAACTACAGAGTTCTACAAGATTAAAACCGCATTAACTGAGGCTAATCCTGAGATCACTTTTGAAGTGGAAGAAATCACTTTTGTGCCACAAACGATGACAGAAGTCAGTGGCGATGACGTGGCAATCTTTGAGCAATTTATCGACGCCCTAAACGACTGTGACGATACCCAAGAGATTTACCACAATGCTGAGTTGAACAACTAA
- a CDS encoding DMT family transporter — MKKSTLSYICALAAIFLWSTVATAFKLALAHYSPIQLLLVAVISSVVILTIVLALQKKLFLTKSQFCANPRYYLFTGILNPFLYYLVLFKGYDLLPAQQALALNYTWALVLPLLAVPLLNQKLYKTDIIAALMAYLGVYVIATEGSITDFQLESSLGVALMLLSTLLWSLYWIVNTKSKGDPVVSLFLSFLVGLPFILTTLLLTDTLPAWDVEALLGGIYVGLFEMGFTFILWLMALKHAQRAADVTTLAFLSPVMSIGFIAWILQEQILLSTYLGLALILSALSLKVIKPKVINAIDKFNRRR; from the coding sequence TTGAAAAAATCTACGTTATCTTATATTTGCGCCCTTGCGGCGATTTTTTTATGGTCAACGGTTGCTACCGCGTTTAAATTAGCCTTAGCGCACTACTCTCCCATTCAATTGCTCTTGGTTGCCGTTATTAGCTCGGTTGTCATATTGACAATTGTTCTTGCGCTCCAAAAGAAACTCTTCTTAACGAAAAGTCAGTTCTGTGCCAATCCAAGGTATTATCTGTTCACTGGCATACTCAACCCTTTTTTGTATTACCTTGTACTATTTAAAGGCTACGATTTATTACCAGCCCAGCAAGCTTTAGCACTCAATTACACTTGGGCACTGGTGCTGCCGCTATTAGCGGTACCATTACTTAATCAAAAGCTCTATAAAACCGATATTATTGCGGCGCTGATGGCCTATTTAGGCGTCTATGTCATTGCAACTGAAGGCAGTATCACCGATTTTCAACTTGAAAGCAGCCTAGGTGTGGCATTAATGCTGTTAAGCACCCTGCTATGGTCGTTATATTGGATCGTTAATACCAAAAGTAAAGGTGACCCGGTGGTCAGCTTATTCTTGAGCTTTTTAGTGGGTTTGCCTTTTATCTTAACTACTTTATTGCTAACCGATACTTTGCCTGCTTGGGATGTTGAAGCGCTACTTGGTGGGATTTATGTTGGGCTGTTTGAAATGGGCTTTACTTTTATTTTGTGGCTGATGGCATTAAAGCACGCGCAACGTGCGGCCGATGTCACTACGCTGGCCTTTTTATCACCGGTGATGTCCATTGGCTTTATTGCGTGGATTTTACAAGAACAAATATTGCTATCAACTTATCTCGGCTTAGCGCTAATTTTAAGTGCCTTATCGTTAAAAGTGATTAAACCTAAAGTCATTAACGCCATCGATAAGTTCAATCGACGACGTTAA